The genomic window TTTTTTCCTTTTTGGGGTTAGCGACAATTTTCTACAGCTAACTACCATAAGTAAATTTTATTCTTATATTTCTTAAGAAGCCGTAAATAACAGGCCAAATAAATGCAGAAATAAGAGTAAAAATTAATAATTCTAGAAAAATTTTCAAAGAAAAGTTAGAAAAAGAGATTATGAATATCATCTGATTCAAAAAAACTGCGCTAGCAACAATAAGAGATTGCTGAACTCTAAACAACGCTCTTAACCGATGAAAATATCTTTGTATCAAATAAGAACTTATCAAAAAAATCATAACATTTGTGCCCAATACTAAGTCTTGAGATAAATCTAGAAGAAACCCAGAAATTATCGCCCAAAATAAACCCACACTTTTAGGAAGAGCCATATTCCAATAAATGAGGCACATTAAAGTTAATGGAATATTTAAATAGAAGCTGAAAGAATTTCTAAAAATAATCTCAACAATAGAAAAAATAATTATTGTGATACCTATTGTTAAGTAAATAGGAAAAGTATTTCTCTTATCAAGATATTCTGTCATGGAGAGATAAATAATACTTTTGAGCCTTTATCAAATTCAGCGCTAGAAGAAACTTCGACTTCCTGAAATTTAAGATTTTGGTTTTTTGAAATGCTTTTTACCTTTCCAATTAAATATCCTTTTGGAAATTTTCCTCCTAATCCAGAAGAATATATTTCATCGCCTTCATAAAGATTTACTTCACTACTTAAATTTTCAATTGTGAAGGTTTTGTCTTCACCCTTTCCTTTCAAAATTATATTTAAGCCATTTCGAGGAATGTAACTTGGCACAACATTACCTTGCTCATATAAAGGCTGAACTTTTACATAATTAGGGTAAATTTCAGATATTTGTCCAACAACCCCGTAATTATTTAGAACAACCATATTTTCATTCAGTTTTTTTATGTTGGTAAAAACATTTAATGATTCATTGGGGAAAAAACTTTTACTTTTGATTTCCCCAAGAATTGAAACAGAAAAATTTTTGGTTTTTACAAGATTCATTAAATTTGAAAGCTCGATATTTTCTTCCTCAATATTTTTTAATTTTAAGATTTCAAAATTTAATTTTTCTATCTCATCATTCAAATTATCTATTTCAATATATAATTGATTTTGAGAGCTGAAAAAAAAGGTAATTCTATTTGAAGTTTCAACAACCGTATTTGGTATTTCTGTAAGGGGCTGAAATAATAATTGAAGGTAAATTTTTAAATTTTTACTGTAATCAAAATAAAAATCAGTAAAAAAAATTGTTAGGGTTAGAAAAAATGATGGAAATATCTTTGAGGCCCTCATCGACCCAGTAGTGAAGATTGCACTTTGAGCTATTTGTGTTTGTTTAAGCTCTTTGTTAATCATTTACTCTGTAGACAGTAAATCTACGTCGTACTTATCTAGAATATCTAGTGCTATGCCCCCACCTCTAGCTACGCAAGTAAGAGGTTCTTCTGCAACAATTACAGGAATTCCTGTCTGTTCAGAAATCATTTTATCTAAATCTCTCAAAAGTGCGCCTCCTCCTGTCAAAACAATACCTCTCTCAGAAATATCTGAGCTCAATTCTGGAGGGGATTGTTCCAAAGCATTTCTTATAGACTGTAAAATAGAAGAAAGCGGACCAGAAATAGCTTCATAAATTTCCTGACTAGATATATTTAAAGTATTGGGAACACCTTCTGCGAGGTTTCTACCTCTAACCTCCATATCTTTTACTTCACTATCGGCAGAAGCACATCCTACACTTTCTTTAATTCTTTCGGCAGTAGATTCACCAATCAAAACTCCATACTTTCTTCTCAAGTAAGAAACAATAGACTCATTGAACCTATCTCCACCGGTTTTTAAAGAACTTGAGAAAACTACACCATTTAAAGCTAATATTGCTATTTCTGTCGTGCCTCCTCCAATATCTACAACCATTGAACCTGAGGCCTCCTCAACGGGGAGTCCAGCTCCTATTGCTGCTGCCATTGGTTCCTCGATTAATCTAACTTCCCTTGCACCAGCTTGCAAAGCTGACTCTCTTATAGCTCTTCTTTCTACTTGAGTTGATTGACATGGAACGCAAATCAAAATTCGCGGACTAGGTCTGAAGAAATTTTCTCCATGAACTTCCTGAATAAAATGTTGAAGCATTTTTTCAGTCACTTGAAAATCCGCTATTACTCCGTCCTTCAAAGGTCTAATAGCCTCAATATTTCCAGGAACTCTTCCAAGCATTCTTTTTGCTTCAGACCCTACTGCAACAACAGATCTGTGGCCATCCGTTTTTTTTATAGCAACAACTGATGGCTCGTCTAAAACAATACCTCTTCCCCTCACATAAACAAGAGTATTAGCTGTACCTAGATCTATTGAAAGGTCGGTAGAATAAAATCCCTTCAAATATTTAGATAATGAAACCATTTTTTTAAATTAAATGTAAAATGCAATCTATTTATATCTCCAAAGATATAATAACTTAAATTATATAAATAAATGAAAATATCAGAAGAAACTTTAAAAAATATTTCCCAATTATCAAAATTAGGAATTCATGATGATACAAAAAAGAAATTGATCAAAGAATTGGAATCTATTTTAGAAATGGTAAATAAAATGAACGAAGTAAATACTGAAAATGTTGAACCAATGAGTCACGCAATGAGTGATTCTCAAAATCTTAGGGAAGATTTAATCTCAAGCGATATAAAAAGAGATGACTACATGGAAAACGCTCCTCTTTCAGAAGATGGATACTATCTAACTCCAAAAGTAATAGAGCAAGATGATTGATCTTAAAAGTTCTGATCTAGTAACTCAAATAGAAGCTCTTAAGAATAAAGAAATCTCCTCATACGAACTCACTTCTATGTATTTGAAAAATATTCAAGATAATGAAAATTTAAATTGCTTTATTTCCATAAATGAATCTGCACTTGAGGATGCAAAAAAAATTGATTCATCGAAAGAAGAATTTGGTCCTCTCAAGGGTATTCCCATTGCTCATAAAGACATTTTTTGCGTGGAAAATGGTAAGACAACTTGTGGATCTAAAATGTTGGAAAACTTTATTTCACCTTATTCATCTACGGTTTATGAAAAGCTTAATAGAGCAGGAACGGTAATGTTGGGTAAAACGAATATGGATGAATTTGCGATGGGATCTTCGAATGAAACCAGTTATTTTGGAAATGTAAAAAATCCTATCGAAAACACTAAAAGTCCCGGAGGTTCCTCAGGTGGATCTGCCGCTGCAGTTAAGGCTAATTTATGTGCCTTTGCAACTGGAACGGATACTGGAGGGTCTATAAGACAACCTGCATCCTTCTGCGGAATTACGGGAATTAAGCCAACCTATGGAAGAGTTTCTAGATGGGGAATGATTGCTTTTGCATCAAGTCTTGACCAAGCTGGAGTTTTCACAAAAACTGCATTAGATGCTGCAATAGCTCTAGAAATGATTTCTGGGTTCGATAAAAAAGACTCTACTTCTATCAATAGCGAAGTTTCAAATTTGAAATATGAGACTGTTTCTAAAATGGATCACATAATTGGAATACCCTCAGACATTATTGATTCGATTAAAGATCCAAAAGTGAAAGAAACCTATTTAGAGAATATTGAACTTTTAAAAAAAAATGGTGTTAAGACTAAGGAAATTAAACTCCAAAATCTTGAATATTCTCTTCCTGCATACTACGTTATTGCTCCAGCAGAATGTTCTGCAAACCTATCTAGATACGATGGGATTAAATTTGGTTATAGTTGCGAAAACCCTAAAAATTTAGAGGATCTTTATACTCGAACAAGATCTGAAGGGTTTGGAGAAGAGGTAAAGAAAAGAATACTTATTGGCACATATTGTCTTTCTGCAGGATATTTTGATGCATATTATCTTAAAGCTCAAAAGATTAGAACCTTGGTTACCGAAAGTTTTAAGAAAGCATTCAAAGATGTCTCGGTTATTGCTATGCCAACCTGCTCAAATACTGCTTTTGATTTAGAGTCAATACAAGATCCTGTAAAAATGTATGAGCAAGACATCTATACAATTCCAGCAAATTTAGCTGGATTACCTGCCATTTCTATTCCAGCTGGATATCAAAAAAATCTTCCACTTGGATTACAATTCATTGGTAATCATTTGCAAGAGTCATCGATATTAAATATTTCACATAAATTTCAAAAAATATCTGATTACCATGTCTAATCCAAAGTCAAACCTATGGGAATCTATTATAGGATTAGAAATCCATGTGCAACTTGCAACTCAATCGAAGATTTTTTCAAGCTCGCCTTCAAAATTTGGAGTAGAACAAAATACTCAAGCCTCAATAATTGATTTAGGATTGCCTGGAGTACTTCCTGTTATCAATAAAAAAGCTATTGAGATGGCAGTAAAGTTTGGTTGTTCTATAAACGCTGAGATAACCAACAAAGCTATTTTTGCAAGGAAAAATTATTTCTATCCAGATTTACCTAAAGGCTATCAGATAAGTCAACTCGAAAATCCTATTGTTGGAAAAGGCTCGGTGATGATTGATTGCGAAGGAGATGAAAAAGAAATCGGGATTACTCGCGCACATCTAGAAGAAGATGCTGGAAAATCTATTCATGATAAATACGAATCCTACACAGCGATTGACCTTAATAGAGCTGGAACACCTTTATTGGAAATTGTATCTGAGCCCGATTTGAGATCTTCAAAGGAAGCAGTTTCTTACCTAAAAAAAATTCATTCAATCGTTACATTTTTAGGTATCTCAGATGGTGATATGTCTCAAGGTTCTTTGAGATGCGATGCTAATGTTTCTATAAGAAAAAAAGGAGAAGAAAAATTTGGAAATAGAACAGAGATAAAAAATATTAATTCTTTTAAATTTGTTGAGAAAGCAATCGAATATGAAATTAAAAGGCAAACTAAAGTTGTAGAGTCTGGTGAAGAGTTAATTCAAGAGACCAGACTATATGATTCAAATAAAAATGAGACTAGGTCCATGAGATCTAAAGAACACGCCAACGACTATAGATATTTTCCTGAACCTGATTTGAT from SAR86 cluster bacterium includes these protein-coding regions:
- the mreD gene encoding rod shape-determining protein MreD, which translates into the protein MTEYLDKRNTFPIYLTIGITIIIFSIVEIIFRNSFSFYLNIPLTLMCLIYWNMALPKSVGLFWAIISGFLLDLSQDLVLGTNVMIFLISSYLIQRYFHRLRALFRVQQSLIVASAVFLNQMIFIISFSNFSLKIFLELLIFTLISAFIWPVIYGFLRNIRIKFTYGS
- a CDS encoding rod shape-determining protein MreC; translated protein: MINKELKQTQIAQSAIFTTGSMRASKIFPSFFLTLTIFFTDFYFDYSKNLKIYLQLLFQPLTEIPNTVVETSNRITFFFSSQNQLYIEIDNLNDEIEKLNFEILKLKNIEEENIELSNLMNLVKTKNFSVSILGEIKSKSFFPNESLNVFTNIKKLNENMVVLNNYGVVGQISEIYPNYVKVQPLYEQGNVVPSYIPRNGLNIILKGKGEDKTFTIENLSSEVNLYEGDEIYSSGLGGKFPKGYLIGKVKSISKNQNLKFQEVEVSSSAEFDKGSKVLFISP
- a CDS encoding rod shape-determining protein; translated protein: MVSLSKYLKGFYSTDLSIDLGTANTLVYVRGRGIVLDEPSVVAIKKTDGHRSVVAVGSEAKRMLGRVPGNIEAIRPLKDGVIADFQVTEKMLQHFIQEVHGENFFRPSPRILICVPCQSTQVERRAIRESALQAGAREVRLIEEPMAAAIGAGLPVEEASGSMVVDIGGGTTEIAILALNGVVFSSSLKTGGDRFNESIVSYLRRKYGVLIGESTAERIKESVGCASADSEVKDMEVRGRNLAEGVPNTLNISSQEIYEAISGPLSSILQSIRNALEQSPPELSSDISERGIVLTGGGALLRDLDKMISEQTGIPVIVAEEPLTCVARGGGIALDILDKYDVDLLSTE
- the gatC gene encoding Asp-tRNA(Asn)/Glu-tRNA(Gln) amidotransferase subunit GatC; translation: MKISEETLKNISQLSKLGIHDDTKKKLIKELESILEMVNKMNEVNTENVEPMSHAMSDSQNLREDLISSDIKRDDYMENAPLSEDGYYLTPKVIEQDD
- the gatA gene encoding Asp-tRNA(Asn)/Glu-tRNA(Gln) amidotransferase subunit GatA, which translates into the protein MIDLKSSDLVTQIEALKNKEISSYELTSMYLKNIQDNENLNCFISINESALEDAKKIDSSKEEFGPLKGIPIAHKDIFCVENGKTTCGSKMLENFISPYSSTVYEKLNRAGTVMLGKTNMDEFAMGSSNETSYFGNVKNPIENTKSPGGSSGGSAAAVKANLCAFATGTDTGGSIRQPASFCGITGIKPTYGRVSRWGMIAFASSLDQAGVFTKTALDAAIALEMISGFDKKDSTSINSEVSNLKYETVSKMDHIIGIPSDIIDSIKDPKVKETYLENIELLKKNGVKTKEIKLQNLEYSLPAYYVIAPAECSANLSRYDGIKFGYSCENPKNLEDLYTRTRSEGFGEEVKKRILIGTYCLSAGYFDAYYLKAQKIRTLVTESFKKAFKDVSVIAMPTCSNTAFDLESIQDPVKMYEQDIYTIPANLAGLPAISIPAGYQKNLPLGLQFIGNHLQESSILNISHKFQKISDYHV
- the gatB gene encoding Asp-tRNA(Asn)/Glu-tRNA(Gln) amidotransferase subunit GatB; protein product: MSNPKSNLWESIIGLEIHVQLATQSKIFSSSPSKFGVEQNTQASIIDLGLPGVLPVINKKAIEMAVKFGCSINAEITNKAIFARKNYFYPDLPKGYQISQLENPIVGKGSVMIDCEGDEKEIGITRAHLEEDAGKSIHDKYESYTAIDLNRAGTPLLEIVSEPDLRSSKEAVSYLKKIHSIVTFLGISDGDMSQGSLRCDANVSIRKKGEEKFGNRTEIKNINSFKFVEKAIEYEIKRQTKVVESGEELIQETRLYDSNKNETRSMRSKEHANDYRYFPEPDLIPLKISNEYIQSVREKLPELPEQKIKRFCSDYLINEYESKILNSSREMSVFFETIAKSVKDVKTAAKWIVGDFLAILNKNNKNILESNISSEDLIDLFKNLEENKISNPAAKKILEVLWDQDLTVQEIIKKENLEQISNEDELSKIIIKIVEENPKQHNQYKSGKDKLFGFFVGQVMKETQGSADPKIVNEILRKKLNQ